The stretch of DNA TTGATGGACTTTTAGGAATTATTGGTGTTAGATATCAGGAAAAAAAATGAAATTCATATTGTGAAAGTAATGGAATGGATTTAGATGTATTTACAAAAGGTATTATTGGAATAATAATGCAGCTCTTAAATCTGTATTTTGCTCACTATCAATTAACTTAAAGAAACAAAGAcggtacactgatatccagttttATTTGCGTTACTTAGTGTTTGGACAGAGGAATCAAAATGCACTGTTCTTGAAGCAAGAATTACAAACCTCAAAAACTGCAAACACAACTGTGTATCAGATTGTTGGAAATCATCACAGTATTCTTGCATACAGATATATGTTAATCTATCCTCTTCAGGAATGAGAGTTCTGCTACATCACACAGAAGAAACTGTACGCTTTAATTCTGAGGTAGGAAACTATGCTACAGGATCTCATTGTCTTGTTGGTTAAAATGATAATGAGACAACCAAGTGTGGTACCTGTGACaaagtgggtgggtggggggtgggggagaggtggtGGTTCGCGGGAAGGGCGATGGTGGTGGTGCAGGGAAGAGATCTGAGCCTGGCAATTATTTGAAGATCAAATCAGAGCAATATTCTGTGTTATGATGTGTATAGATAGATTATTTGCTAGATGTAAAGAGGCATTTTCTCATTTTGTGAATATGCTTACAAATGATAATAAATATGCAATTTTCTAACTTCATGCCTCCAGCACATATCAGAAAGTTTCTGACCATTAATCTTAATGTTTGGAAAATCACACACATTCATCTGAATCTCAAATATATAGACTTTGTGCAAGGTACAACACCAGAAATGCAAAGTTAGAAAGTTATCCCAATATTGCATATGGGGGAAAAATTAAAATGTAGCTTAATGTTTGGATCCATGCGTGTTTTCTTTAATTTAAGTTCCTGAAATGTAGCATAGAATCAACTAGGGATATAACAATTTTTTAACACGCTATTGGTAATCTAAGGATACATTTTGCCAACAGTAAATAAGTAAGACATTTTCTGTCTGCTGTCCACCCCATTTTCTAAAGCCTTATTTAAAAGTGTAAATTGGAGTTCTCTGTCTGTTGTCAGACCCCAATGCAATTTTTGTGTACCAGCTGGCAGGTCCTGCACCATGCATGGCCTGGTGCCAGACATAGAGCGTCCACACCAGTGTCCTTAAAGGAGTCACTGCAGCCACTTTAAGAACAGACAGAATATTTTACTTTCATTCTTGATGAATGAGGAGCAGGAAGAAATTGGGCAGGGAATGGGCAGTTGATCTACAAATGCCAGTTTTCTGCCCACATCCAAAGTGAAAATTACTCCACGGGTGCTATATGCTCTTAGGTCACCACAATCTTTATCTCCACTCCACCACCTGATGGTGACCCTAGTGCCAGCATGAAATTGGTGTTCTTATAGGTTTAGTGCTGTGCTCCACTAGTTACATTGAACAATTTCTGTAAATGTTTGGATTATTGTTTAACAATAACACCATTATGATGCCATTGGCATTCAAGAGCAATATTCAGAGATAAGTGTGTTGTGTTCAATGAGTTAATTGATCCGTGTTTGATTGTGTTTGTCTGTTCACTGATCAATGTTCACTGTACTTAATTGCTTAAGTCTGTGGGTAGAGTTGAGAGTCAATGAATGGAAACCATTGAGAAGGTTCCAGATAAAGAGATTGAGTTCTAGTATAGACAATGTGCTTAAACTTTGTAagcgctgagatattttaaagtactgtaaataaacctgttgttgatttggaacaagtgtcatctctgcattgctctgagatagatCATATATATAAAATGTCCAGCAAACTGGCGAATACGTAACAATGGCTATGAGGATTGTTGAGATAAGTTTAACTTTATCAGCTCCAGAGATATTTCTTTCATCGCTGGGGGATCCTCCTGTGTCCTGGGAGTGATGAATTTTGGCATTCAGGACCTCCTTGCTCACTACAGGGATGAACAGTCCGGATGCAGCAGTGATTCACAAGTGGgtagtttttgcgattggaagcctgtgaccagtggtgtaccacagggatcggtgctggaacccttgctgtttgtagtgcacattaatgatttagatgtgaatataggaggtatgatcagtaagttcacagatgacgcaAAAATtagtggtgccgtaaatagtgaggaggaaagccttagattacaggacgatatagaagggttagtaagatgggcggagcagtagcaaatggaatttaatcctgagaagtgtgaggtgatgcattttgggtgaactaacaaggcaaggggatatacagtggatagtaggaccctaggaagtacagagggtcagagaggccttggtgtacttgtccatagatcactgaaggcagcagcgcaggtagataaagtggtttggaaggcatatgggagacttgcctttatgagtcgaggcatagaatataagggaggttatgatggagctgtataaaacgctagttaggtcacagctggagtactgtgtacagttctggtcaccacactctaggaaggatgtgattgcactggagagggtgcagagcagattcaccaggatgttgcctgggctggagcatttcagctatgaagagagactggataggctagggttattttccttagaacagagaaggctgagggggggacctgattgaggtatacaaaataatgaggggcatagatatggtagttaggaagaaatgttttcccttagcggaggggtcaataaccaggggatatagatttaaggtaagaggcaggaggttcagaggggatttgaggaaatgttttttcacccaggttggaatctggaacacactgcctgaaggggtggtagaggcaggaaccctcacaacatttaagaagtatttagatgagcatgtgaaatgccatagcatacaaggctatgggccaagtgctgtaaaatgggattagaacagctaggtgcttgatggccggcacagacatgatggaccgaagggtctgtttctgtgctgtaaaactctatgactctatgactctatgaaagcgaTACTCGTACATTGTCTCGGAGCAGAAGGCCAGTGAATATTTGAGCAGCTCACAGACGATATGTCTACATTTGATACAGTAGtaagtgctctcgaaaaatacttcaggccaaagaaaagtgtgatgattgaacaatatacattccaccagagatcccagggaaataatgagcccattaaacaatatgtgGCAGTATTGTGGCATTTGCcttctacatgtaaatttggcacactaaccaatgaaCAAAttcgtgaccaattaattgaaatgacttcaattccatgaattagggaacGTCTCCTCATGAAGGATGATGacttaaccttggaaaaagccatgaCCTTGGCAGTCCAgattgaatctgccatgttagattcaaatcggctacacacacatgcacccttagactcagggttgcagacacagcttgcccaatcagcttcagtgcaagggttatggACAAGAagccctcagcaacctcatcaaaatatgTCCCATCAAGGTCATATACCTTTAAAACTTTGCCCTAATTGTGGAAATATGCATCGAGTCACAATGCCAAGTCCAGCTTGAGGGAGAACTCAtgcttaaagtggaaccattttgcaaagaggtGCATGTTGTCAAAGAAAAAGGCTTCATTGTTTCAACAAGTGGGGAAGTCTctacctgagagtgaggtacaacatgtatacaccatcacaaaaagtaaagcatcAGGTcgttttaaggagtgctcagttgagatcgcaggcatctcagtcATTTCTTATCGATGTTGGTGTGAAAGTATTTATTTTGAGTGACAAATTCTACCATCGGTATTTTTCGcaactctctctcacttctctcaagCTTATGACAACtctatcattccagtttcagggacgatcacagttccagtatgctACAAAAAATGTCACCCTTGACAGTTTCACTTTCTATGTAGCCAAAGGCCGAATCCTTTATAGGCGTAAACCCTTTCGATAGGCTTAGATTCAAACTGGAAGACCCCACCGGAGCATACAATAATGTGATTGATTTGCAGATTATAcacgccagtatccttccttatttattgGATTTGGGGCAATTAAGGGGTACTGTCATGTTCCTCGTATTGACAAATCAATTCaaccagtttcataaaatttgagaTGGCTGCCATTTGCAATcagtgctgaagtgtcacaggagctgaaatgactagaagcagatggtatcattgagcgAGTCGACTCATCatcgtggatatcaaatctagtcattgtatAACAAAAAAATGTCAAACTTAGACTATACGTTGACcttaaggcagtcaacaaagctatcataccagacaagtatccacttcttacaatccaagaactgtcagcatcatttcatgacaaaGCTCGATCTATgacagagttatcttcagatacctctagaaCAAGAAAGCCGatctcttacagcttttgttacaccatgaaggtgtgtttcagtaccataGAATACCCTATGGACTATGTTCAGCGCTTACTGTATTCCAGAAgatcgtttcttcagtcttgttgGATGTTGAAAGAACGCTCAACCTACTTGATGGCATCGTTGTCCACAGAAGGGACAAAGCAGAACACGATCAACagttatcagcagtgctcactcaacTCGCAAAAATAATTTAacgctcaacaaggacaaatgcacatttgcccCACCcaagattgactttctaggttacagagtgacagcagctggagtaaagcctacacacgaCAACTCAAAGCCCTTCATGTGCTTCCAACATCTCTAATGTGAAAGAGTTGGCATCGTTCCTCGGTACTACCAACTTATATCATAAATTCGTACCTAAGTATGCAGAGATTGTGGAGCCTCTTTGGAAGCTACTGCATAAAGAtcctcaatgggaatggacaattgCACAGCAAACAGTGTTTGAAACGTTAAAGGCGAAGATAGCATCTCCTCCAGTCCTTGTGCATTTCAGCCCACATGCAGAAACCTATGTCACAACAGATGCATCGGGAACTGCAATTTGAGCTGTACTCCAACAGTCCATTGACGGATGTGAACAACTGATAGCTTATGTGTCAGGCCCGTTGTTGGAAACTGAATGTAAATACTCTACTAGAGAGCGGGAAACACTAACCTGCATCTATGCATGTGAACATCGGCACATGTATCTTTTTGGTAGAAAGTTTATTCTCTGCGCTGATCACCAAGCATTGACTACATTGTTAGCTACATCAGGATCAGGTCATCAACCTCTATTCATTTACAGATGGTCAGATTGCCTTCATCAGTATTAACTTCAAGGTCGGGTATCTTGCAGATTCACACAACCGAGTAGCTGATATGCTTAGCTGCAATACTAATCAAGACAGTGTTAGCGATAGAAAAGTATACTTCggtgcaagggaaccacaatttaaaggtGGAGATTGGGTTCGAACCAAATGACCAAATCACGACCACAaccttgcttcatcagtatcaggtccaaagcagatctAACGGTTGCTAGATACAAATGcctatctgttggatgacaacaccaagtagAATGTGAGacatttgatagggagcagaccaggatattttgaggatagtgggttatgaggatacattttctTTTCCTATCAATGATATAGGTCAACCGCTTCATCAAGCTGATCACACGGGATCACAACCACAAATGCGTAAATCTAATCACAGACCGAAGAGACCTTGCTATGCCAAAaattatttctgtacttagagaaatcAGATAAGTTGAACAGTAAGAAATGACTTGATATATATATGCTTGTTGTTCAAAATACTTCAATTTAGAATAATGTCTTTAATCAAAAGGGGAAAAAGATGTCGTGTTCAATGGGTcagttgatctgtgtttgattgtgttggtCTGTTCACTGATCATTGTTCACTGTGCTTAACTGCCTAAGCCTGCATGTGGAGTTTGAGAGTTAATGTGCGGAAACCATTGAGAAGGTTCCAGATAAAGAGACTCCCTTTGCGACACCCTGGtacactcctccattacacccaacacctcgtccccttcccacggcaccttcccatgcagtcgcaggaggtgtaatacctgcccttttacctcctctctcctcgctatccaagaccccaaacactcctttcaggtgaagcagaaatttacttgtacttctttcagtttaatattctgtatttgctgctcgcaatgtggtctcctctacattggggagaccaaatgcagattgggtaactGCTTTGCAGGACACCTTCACTCAGCCTGTAAGCATGACccggagcttccggttgctcgcatttcaacaccccccgctctcatgcccacatatctgtcctgggcttgctgcagtgttgcagtgactatcaatgcaagctcgaggaacagcatcttatttaccgattgggaatgctacagcctgccggactgaacactgagttcaataatttcagagcatgacgggcccccctttttatttttagttatttttttattttttatttgtttattttattttaatttgtttcatcattcatttttttttactatgtgcctgcccactttttttttactgtttgtgctttgagccagggctgttcatttttctgtcaattaacaccctctctgcacaaacgctttgtctttcagcacaccattaacatactgtttgcctttgctccatgaccttctggccagttattctctgtgaccctgtactATCAGcacattcccttttgttatctcttgccccaccctcctttatttgcttaaaatctattacgtttctaacctttgccaattctgacgaaaggtcactgacctgaaacattaactccgcttctctctccacagatgctgtcagacccgctgagtatttccagcatttcttgttttgattccagataaagagACTTGAGTTCTAGTATAGACAATCTGCTGAAATTTTGTAAGCGCTGAGATAGCTTAAAGTAtcgtaaataaacctgttgttgatttagaactagtgtcatctctgcattgctctgagataaatcagatatataaaatatctggCAAACTGGCAAATACATAATAAGGTGGACAGAGAATGTAGTgttgtgttttgaaattgcaattgcagtgTGCATTGTGTATTCTAGAGGCTGCTGTGGAACACACATGCTGGCAaaggaaaagtgaaagtaaaacagaatagagAAGAAGTCTTTCtgttcaacagcttgctgcttctgtctcaatctctgtctcacatatcttataGTAAACTTGGCTAAatctcactccagtcctgagagaCATCACAATGGCAACAAAGTAAAAAGCAAAAGatggtgaaaaactggaaacaTTGTTTTtgggtatgaaaattttggaagtttttttgtctacttttacagacagcattttaagttgcagACTGTGTTTGAGTGACACACAGAAAGCTAGTACAGCATATACTcaaactgatctctccaaaataaccatccaatcaaaaatctTGGATCATTGCAAAGAAGTTTTTTTTTCTGAAAGGAGTGCTATCTCAGATCCTTTATCACTATGTTGCTGATCagtatggcattgtctatgcccaacctatcacattctgacatgaattcagagccatcatctgtatccccacattggcaaaagtggctgtgacaTTCTGAATGCACgatggcaggtttcgcaatcacagaCAGCGCAAGGAAAAAGGCATTGCTTCTGAACAAtgcaggtgaagaattagaagatatctttgagacacttacgttTGAGCAAATGACTAAGACTCAGCAAAAAATGCGCTGACATCCTTTTTTACGCCCAAGAAAAACATcttatgaaaccattgtcttctgatgcactaagcaagaagcaaacgagaCAACTGACTAATATTGCACATGATTGAAGCAACTAGCAATCAGATGTGACTTTGgtagtgatgttgaacatgtcgaatgggaaatcaaaacacaaataatcgaaggctgtctctccagtcaactatgtcgaaaagcactcaagaaagacaTAAAGCtttcagagctgttggagttagcaagatcacaatcactctcagagtccagagctactgaagttgaggctgctaatggTAGCTACAACACTCCAAGTTCAAATCCTTAAACACTATTCATCGCTCACATGCCAGCACACCActcgcaaagcaacaacagccgtaTCAGAAACAGAGCTGCAACTTAgctaaagaatgtttccactgtggtggtgcttacccaTACTGGACAGagggtcctgctactggtaaactatgtaaagcctgtggaaaacccaaccactttgctcgtgtttgttgctcatcagaaaaatcaactactaagaccaataccagcaGAAGGGTGCCATGTATGCATACCACGGCAAAACGGTGAGAGAATGTAGACAAAGTAGAGGAAGATGACtctgaacatacttttgtcctctctctctcaggcacaGTAAATACCTATGTGTGACTGTCTGTCAAtggcatgggagacaaaacattcaacaaacttcaggattgccccattctctgcaaaccagggaatatgaaaattttcccttacaacagtgacaaacagcTGAAAATCCTCAGAACATTTGAAATTCCAatctcattcaaaggcactagaaCAAAAGCTGTATTCTACATCATATCAGGAGAATGTGccatgcttatcagtttccacactgcaacagatctgcacatgattgcagtcacaagcATGATTCCTTCACATAACAcaaacattctcgaactgtatgctgattgCTTCACTGGTATCAGAAAACTGACagatgttacatgcaagctgcgtgTAGGGTCTAATGTGCTCCCAGTTGCGCAACAACAgcgatgaataccatttcatgtcaggaatcaGACAGAAGGAACTTCAACGCCTACTtggccttgacattattgagaaagttggggatgaacctatcccttgggtctcacccatacaagttgttAAGAAACCCAACAGCAAGAatcagattagaatctgcattgatatgcggtcaacaaaccaagccatacaacgagaaagacatgTTACACCAACAACTGATCacgtcatagagaaagtgaatggtgctaaacattttgctgaacttgacctcaatgcaggccacTATAAAATTGATCTTGCAGAAGAATCTCACTCACATCGGTCTTTTCCAGTACAAGAGGCACAatgttggagtcagctcagcagctgaggtacttcagcacttgattcaatctgcaatTCAAGGACTTGAAAGCACGctaaacatcagtgatgacattctcatctacggtcgcactgaaagtgaacttgagatacccctacatgcatgcctacaatgtctcaggaatgcaacctcaccttgaacaaagacaattgCTTGTTCAATaaattcttcagtcatgtgttcagtggtgaaggagtatcaccagatccacggaATGTTGAAACCATTGCAAATGCTACAGATCCTACAAATGGCAAgaagtccagagtctgctaggactcatcacgtactgcagtcacttcattcctgaccttgctacacTATCTGCCCCCTacgtgatctgacaaaagagaccaccaattgggaaCGGACTACatcacacaaacaggcagtacaccagatcaaacaatgcttgtcagcaagttgcacaaatgcctatttcaaccctgagaaaaccacccagatgGTAGTGGATGCAAGCCCATTTGGCTTAGGCGCAGTTCTTGTACAGAAAGTCAAGACAGGTAAACCCTCAATCATTGTAATGGCAGGCAGATCATTAATGCCCATACAGCAATGTTAATTGCAAACAGAGAGAAGCGCTGTCAATCACATGGGGtaccttacactttcatctctacctatatggaagcgaatttaaagtaataactgatcatagaccattagtgagcttgttcaacaatccacagagCAAACCACCCCACTCAGATAGAacgtggatactcaaactacaagtgtacaagttccaagttgagtatcagccaggcaagctcaacccagcggactatCTTTTGCGACATCCACTGCCGACAGTCGGTCCTACTAATCATCCCAAAGCTTGATCAGATCtttgctttgtttggaatccctcaaacagtaacaaaaatacaatggacccccattcaacagcgatgagttcagtaaatgtGCATACTACCTCaggttcactcataggaaaatcacactcCTTTGGCCAAGTGCTAATGGCGATGTTGAGAGATTTATatgaaccttgaaaaaagtgatatgtgCAGCTacactgagaacaagtcatggaagcaagagtcaTATCACTTTCTTTGTtattacagagtgactcctcacgtgactactggaaaacctccagctacactcatctttgcacatcctatgcacacaCATCTACCTGAGCTATTCCTGTGGAGCTAATGACCAACATGCATGCGAACGTGATCAagaacagaaggatcaaatgaaagaaaatgcagagagaaacatgaaatttagagctatagCACTAAAGCCAGGAGATGAAGTACTTGAGAaacatgatggtcatgttggaaaacaaataACCCCTTATGATATCCAAcataaaaggatcaatgatcattgATAAgcgcggttcacaaatcatcacaagagacGCGTCATTCTTCAAAACACCAAAAACACCACTTGCAAGCAATGAATCTGATTCCTATGtcaacacctcagatgaagaacaagTCAAGTGAGAGTCTACATCTGATGTCAGATAATATCATACTCGTGACTATctaagtgactatgttacgaagtAAACTATTTATGGATAAGTTTATTGTTTGCATTTtttgaaacaaaccattgaaatatGCTATGTCTCCCATTTtattaagaaggggagggatgtaatgttgcagtgttttgaaattgcaattgcattgtgaatTGTACACTTTGTagactgctgtagaacacacacgcTAGCAAAGGCAAAGCAAAACAGAATAAGAAGGCTTTGTGTTCAACACcttgctgcttctgtctcaatctctgtctcacatatcttatacaACACTCGGCTAaatctcactccagtcccaagagaCATCACAGAGAACTCAAATCTTAAAGACAAAAGGCAGTAAAATTGTTTTGGTTAAAACTATACTTTACATTGCCCATTTCCAGCCTGGGAAGCCAGGAGTTGAAAATTGAGGAAGAGAAACTCGATGACCCTTTGGATGCTGAACGCCTGCCTGATGCAATTTTCAGGGGTACCAGTATATGGGAAAACAGGATGCTTACCTGTTTCTGACGGGATGCTGTTCAAGTATCTCATCAGGATGGTATACCATAATGGGACAACAATTGCAATTTTAAAGTACAAATGGACTGAGCATGTACCAGACAGTAAGAGGCCCAACTTGTGGCGGCTACTGCATAAAGAGCCCAAActtgttttcttttcttttttgtggGACTAGGAGCGTGGCTCCACAAAATACTGAAGTCCGTTGTGAGCCTGTCCTTGCCCCCCACATTCACCTACCCCAGGATCTGATTTcctctgttatgaccaaggtgggagcaatacactgtcaattcaatcccattactccacaggtcatagcatattattaaagtttacccacctaccagaaattagccaaattaaacactttattgaaccccagaataaaacagaccaaaccaggtatctttcaaAAAAAactaattaactatttattaataaattaaatcttaaacaatattgagataaatctatgtctaaagaccttataacttcttatttatcctaaccttcatacacatacacatacattcaaaaaccaacggttaactggtttcaataaaattagagttgtttcttaggaataaatgaaTCACTGggcagtaagtctttgtgggttacagtcGCTGTTTTGTGAGATATCCCAGAGccgaacagtcagatgccactcgaagtctccaggcaaattcgatgaacagtctttaatggataggccttcaaagcactttggtttcagcaggcgtcacacagtactttcagcaaggagtatagcaacaggtctatttggatttttaaattggcagtctttcagtagaaacttcaCTCTAACCATGCAAATGTTCTTTACTAGGGTTTTTTCCCTCTTTAAGCAATACACAGCCGTTAGTTCAATGTAAATTTTCTGCTAGGAGAGAAAGATCCTTCCTTCAGTGAGCACGCTTCGCTGGTCTCCAGATCAGACTGGTTTTAGCCGGTCTATATACACAGTTAACTGATACATTGCAGCAggtggccctctctctctctcctgctctttcctaggaaacaggcttgctgctggcacaTTATGcccagggaatccaaaagtctctcTCTGCCTTAAAGGCACACAGCCACCCTTAGTTttaaaacagaggagaaaaaaaactacacttccatgacaCCTCTTAGACCTAATCAGCCAACTGGCTCAGCATAGGAATGGGAGCAAGGAGTGGGGCtagctgagttgctcctgcagagagctgatgggctgaatggcctccttttgagtTATAACCATTGTATCATTTCATGTTTCTATAATTTGCTGCCCCAACACAACTGGCAAACTGTAGCAGAGCACTCATTTTGCTCCCGTAGCTCGCCGACTACATTCAACTGAGACCCAAATCTGAAAATGGTTCAGGCCTCCCAATGTCAGCTTTGGGCAGGTGACAAGGCCACTTTACTAACGTCACATTCATTTTGGAATGTAGGACAACACTGTAGTAAGTAATTCTTCAGTGGGAAATGATACATACTGTTCTAAACTGTCTTAACTTAGTTGCTCTGAATCATCATGCTGAGTGATCTAAACTCACACGATAAAAATGAATCATCTTTTTGTTTTTCAGTGCTTCTGTGCTGCAAAGTGTATGAAGAATCATTCAGAAACTGAAAAGCTAATAGCTTCTATTACAGAAAACATCACACAATTCCAGtctatctattttccttgttactaTGACCCAGAAGGACGACAAAGGAATGTTCTCTTGACAAGGCTTGATGTGTCGAATGCTTTGTTCCATTCATTGCTCTGGCCTTCTTGTATGTTTCTTGGTGGAACTGTAATTGTTGTCATGGTGAAACTGACACAGTATCTGTCTCTGCTCAGTGAACAATCACGGATAAGAAAATGAGAAGAATGGAAAAAATAGCCAATTCTCACCAAAGTTCCTTAAGAATTGACATATATTATGTCAAAATGATTACATATCTCTGTAACACGTTTTCATATATAGCTTACGAGAATGTCTGTGCATATTAAATATCTCCGTAAACAATGCAAAATGCCCTCTGAATACCTCCATAATTAAACAATGACTCAGCAGTGTGTTACTAATAATTAGCACATAGATAACTATAATCACAAATTCTGATTAGCCTAAACAACAAAACACAATAAACAGTCACATTCTTAGAATGAGTGCAGCAGATGAAAGCAGTGCCTGAAAACACTTAC from Heterodontus francisci isolate sHetFra1 chromosome 11, sHetFra1.hap1, whole genome shotgun sequence encodes:
- the s100p gene encoding calcium-activated potassium channel subunit beta-2 isoform X3, which produces MSLRRNVISSSSVRCTSGGSVPTMFLWSRPQHREQQGRGFYRKIRAFDVLDKRKTATALKAGEDRAIFLGLGMLVCSILIAFLLGIKMAQSHKESVWTEESKCTVLEARITNLKNCKHNCVSDCWKSSQYSCIQIYVNLSSSGMRVLLHHTEETVRFNSECFCAAKCMKNHSETEKLIASITENITQFQSIYFPCYYDPEGRQRNVLLTRLDVSNALFHSLLWPSCMFLGGTVIVVMVKLTQYLSLLSEQSRIRK
- the s100p gene encoding calcium-activated potassium channel subunit beta-2 isoform X2, encoding MLRDETHFFLKEPQKTLGSLRRNVISSSSVRCTSGGSVPTMFLWSRPQHREQQGRGFYRKIRAFDVLDKRKTATALKAGEDRAIFLGLGMLVCSILIAFLLGIKMAQSHKESVWTEESKCTVLEARITNLKNCKHNCVSDCWKSSQYSCIQIYVNLSSSGMRVLLHHTEETVRFNSECFCAAKCMKNHSETEKLIASITENITQFQSIYFPCYYDPEGRQRNVLLTRLDVSNALFHSLLWPSCMFLGGTVIVVMVKLTQYLSLLSEQSRIRK
- the s100p gene encoding calcium-activated potassium channel subunit beta-2 isoform X1; the encoded protein is MLRDETHFFLKEPQKTLGDFPFNRSLRRNVISSSSVRCTSGGSVPTMFLWSRPQHREQQGRGFYRKIRAFDVLDKRKTATALKAGEDRAIFLGLGMLVCSILIAFLLGIKMAQSHKESVWTEESKCTVLEARITNLKNCKHNCVSDCWKSSQYSCIQIYVNLSSSGMRVLLHHTEETVRFNSECFCAAKCMKNHSETEKLIASITENITQFQSIYFPCYYDPEGRQRNVLLTRLDVSNALFHSLLWPSCMFLGGTVIVVMVKLTQYLSLLSEQSRIRK